The Raphanus sativus cultivar WK10039 chromosome 2, ASM80110v3, whole genome shotgun sequence genome includes a region encoding these proteins:
- the LOC108842387 gene encoding uncharacterized protein LOC108842387, translated as MKFVIPKLPFALSLFFSLSLLLVFLFAFPLTSLRRPIPSSVTVADEEIRIRHGYTSYEAYIQHQLNKTQNPKLRKVWTTRDWDRKVRVFSTFFQRLSDRGLLSNGSKALSIGARVGQEVAALRLIGVEDSIGLDLVPRPPLVVRGDFHAQPFDAETFDFEFSNVFDHALYPEKFVGEIERTLKPGGVCVIHVSLHGKTDKYSANDLYSVKPLVKLFKRSEVVEVREIDGFGLDTEIVFRKNKD; from the coding sequence ATGAAATTTGTAATTCCGAAACTACCCTTcgctctttctctcttcttctcactctctctcctcctcGTCTTCCTCTTCGCCTTCCCCTTAACTTCCCTCCGCCGTCCCATCCCCTCCTCCGTCACCGTCGCCGACGAAGAGATACGGATCCGTCATGGATACACCTCCTACGAGGCTTACATCCAGCACCAGCTCAACAAAACTCAGAACCCGAAGCTACGGAAGGTGTGGACGACGCGAGACTGGGACAGGAAGGTGCGCGTGTTCTCCACCTTCTTCCAGCGCCTCAGCGATCGCGGCCTCCTCTCGAACGGATCGAAAGCGCTCTCGATCGGAGCTCGTGTAGGCCAGGAGGTCGCGGCGCTGAGGCTGATCGGCGTTGAGGACTCCATCGGGTTAGATCTGGTGCCGCGTCCGCCTCTGGTGGTGAGAGGCGACTTCCACGCGCAGCCGTTCGACGCGGAGACGTTCGATTTCGAGTTCTCTAACGTGTTCGATCACGCGCTTTACCCGGAGAAGTTCGTTGGGGAGATCGAACGGACGTTGAAGCCGGGAGGTGTTTGCGTGATACACGTGTCGCTTCACGGGAAGACGGATAAGTACTCGGCGAATGATCTGTACAGTGTGAAACCGTTGGTGAAGCTGTTCAAGAGATCGGAGGTGGTGGAGGTGAGGGAGATCGATGGGTTTGGGCTTGACACGGAGATTGTTTTTAGAAAGAACAAagattaa